gacccctaagtgtgaccttcatgTGACCCATCCtgaacatgcgttctgcacactgtcttgatgtggtgaacataaattttgtgtaaagttgcttcgaaatccttcaaggggttctggtatgacctttgacccctaagtgtgacctgaaagtgagccatccaaaacatgcgctctgcatgtcgccttgatgtggtgaacatttatgcaaagtttctttaaaatccttcaagcagttcaagagttacagagacacgaaacaaagtcatatgacctttgacccctaagtgtgaccttgaccttgaagcgagccatccagaacatgcactctgcatgccgtctcgatgtgatgaacatttgtgtcaagtttcttcaaaatccttcaaggggttcaagagttacaaagtggacacaaaattgctaacgaacagacagacggacaccagcaccataacataatatgtcccttcaggcatataaacatttcgtaaaaaatctaaaaaattgtgaaaaactgtcgttctagtggctagtctaaaaGGCACACAACTGTACTATCTTTGGATGGGCTCTGAAAATCCTTAACCTAGTTTGCATAGGTATGAAAGAGATATTGACAATTTTCTGTTGTTAAATTACTTACATTTTTGCCTTTAACCCATTCTGTTGCCAAGGAGCTGGAAGCAATAGCTGATCCACAGCCGAATGTTTTAAACTTTGCTTCAATTATCTTTCCATTTTCATCTACTTTTACCTGAAAATGTAACTGAAGCATTTTAGCCCatccaaaatattcaaatatttcatgtactgatttataaaacaatttaccACACTATTTATCCAGTGATACTTCCCGACGATTCTGCTGAgcattatatacaatgtattcaaGCACTAATAACACAAGAGAAAGCCataatgtttttcctattttCTAGTCCTGAAAATCCCCAACATTTAGTTAAGTGAACCATCTGAACGTATTTGAGAGAAGTCTGTGCAAAAATTTTTCTGAgaaccaagtttgtttaaagatcCAGGTACAGAGGTTTATTAGATGTTTAAAAGAAACACAATGATCCAGATGGACTGCATTGCCAGAATACCCACCTTGTACATTAATAATTCAGTTTGAGTCTATCTTTGGTTCTGAGCTTAAAGCAGCTTGTTAACACGTTTCaggcattttttttctctctcagaAGTCGATAATATGCCAGTACTGCTAAAATGACCTGTGGTACAAATCTGATACATTTTTGAAAGATACCCTAATTATCAAAAGTATTGAACAGAAGGAAGTAAACCATTTTAAATGCCTTTGAAATACACTGTATAGGAGAAAATCCACCTTTATTTCTTCAATGGTCAAGCCTACCTGTAGTTTCATGACATCTCCACATGCTGGAGCTCCTACCAACCCTGTACCAACATTCTTGTCATTTTTATCCAAGGATCCAACATTGCGTGGGTTTTCATAGTGATCAATCACCTGTAATCAAAAGGAGAGAGATATTTTAGGGAAAATATTCTCAAATATATGAAAATGCTGTAAATCCACCATTGTGCTTTTCCAAATGACTTGGGTTCTTACAGAATGATATATACATTGGCAATGCATTTATGTCATTAAACTCTGCATTGTAATTTTAACCCGTTTTTGTTTACTGATCTCTGGGTTCAACATCATTGATGATTCTGACAACAGTACTTCTGTTATGCAATGGAagcagtgtttctggattctacACCAGGTCCTGTCCAGTACAGACTTTTTTCCACATATGTCTTAACAATTTCCTCACTCGAATAAAAGGACAAGAACAAAATTAATGACTTCATGCACATTGTTTTAAAACTGTCAAACAGTTAGAGAACATACACGTTGACCAAGTGTGGTACCCATGATTTGTAGCTCAGTCTTGTGCTATACATACTCAACTTTCTGGCTTTCAATCTGCCTTCTTTGGCCTCTGGCCTCAACTCTTGACATTTTGGTTTGTTAATGTGTCTAATCATAGAGTTCAGCCACTTCAAGCAGTAGTATCACTATCTTTCAAAAACATATTATATGTTTGACTATATATTATTTGACTAAGAAAATTCATGTCTATTTTTTGTCTTAGAGTTTGTTTTGAAGAGTGGAAATAAGTTATGCACAAATGATCTAATATTAGCTGCTTCATCTGTACACTGTGGAAATTCATATTGCCAATATGTATTGACCTCCATTACCCTATGTTTGTGACCCTCCTAAAGTCAAAAAATGCATATCCTCCCCCTCCAAACAAACCCCATACAGTACAGCATGGCACGTTACTTTTCTCGGACATGTGGAAAGTAATAATCAACAATCATGGTGTCAGCTGAACTTAAAATCACCAAAATATGCACTCATTTTAGATTaaggaaaaaatagaaaaaaagaatgaaaacagCGGTTACAATATATGCTGGCACTGTTATAATGATGTGTCATACAAATTGTATGGCAACATACAAGAAACACTATCGTCTAGACATTTCTGACTTATCAAATTGTTCTTTTCCTTTTCCACTTCACCTTTTTCTAAAGGTAGTATTGTTCTTACCCCTTTaataattactaaaaaaataTGTGACCTAAACATGAATAAGCTCATCTGCAACTTTGTTATAACTTCAGGACTTAATGCAATGGAAATTACCCTCTGCCTCTTCATTGGCATGTAAGCTATATAACAGTatattgaaattcactgtattacaatacatatgtatcatatcatatcataggCCTGTTTCATGATACAGTCAAAATTGAAACATAGAATGAAAACATTCATACTATCAGTGTTAAAGACAGTAACTAAACAAAGCCTTTATCTAATTATCATTTATGAAAATTTCTTTAACTAATAAAAGCTaattttcaagtactttccatGTAGGTCCTATTGTTATTGTAGGAACATtgattttttccccaatttttgaCATGAATGCTGGCTTATGGTACTCAATTTGTATTGCAAAATTTACTGTATCATTGATTCTGTATCCCGTATCCGATATATACTGTAGCATGAGACTAGCATATAGTTACACCCCTAATGCTATAACAAAATCTATAGGCCAGTGTATTACACTTGACATGtgacattatacaattattacaTACTTAAGTTCAATAACGAAGATATCaggcttaataacaaatttgcatcatttatataataactttaggtgtagatgcgtatgtaataaaaagattattagatttgcatcaagaaataggcattcgttctttcgcggaataacaCTGCGAtactaaagtcgcgcaatatttccgctgcagaactcatgcgtatttctcgatacaaatctaataacctataataattGACTCCAGACTTTAAACCAGAATCGCTTATCCCGTCGTCTGTCCCGCAAGGCCATTGCCTCGGGAACCCCGGTCGGGTGGTTCCTGGAGGGGAACCGGTACCCCACTGCTCGGACATGTGAATTTATAGATATAAATACCTGTTAAACAgccaggggtgtaactgtttcaagttatgtaacctatttcagttactttttcaacataattcaagcattttataacctgtattagttataaaatatagttaactcaggtaagttattcaaaaaaagactttttgctgttctcacaaagtgacctttaaaatgcaattagcagcaaactgtggttaatccaaTTCACTTTAAACCGGAATTGCCTATCCCGTCGTCCGTCCCGCAAAGCCGTCGCCTCGGGAACCCTGGTCGGGTGGCTCCTGGAGAGGAACCAGTACCCCACTGCTTGGACatgtaaatttatacatataaataccTGTTAattaaacagtcaggggtgtaactgtttcaagttatgtaacctatttcagttactttttcaacataattcaagcattttataacctgtattagttataaaatatagttaactcaggtaagttattcaaaaaaagactttttgctgttctcacagagtgacctttaaaatgaaattagtagCAAATTGTGGTTAATCCAATTCTCTtctagtctgatcatgacctgataagcataatgggatgttaaaagttttatagctttaaaacttttgcgtaaaactttaacAGCCTTGTGTAAAAAAATTTAtggcatagctggaaagataaaaatttaaggattcaagaaataattgcattagtctcattcaagatgaggaattggcacaggagggctttgtaatattttatgataactgaaacaagttatgaaagtaatgggttataaactgcgacaACTTGCAACAGTTTCACCCCTGAATGTTAAACATATAAACAGAACATGTATTTTATAtctagatatatttatatatacagtgTACTGTCCAACAATCAACTTTTATTATGACTGGGAGGCGCTTGTcagggacagactgttaaaagatgagcaagctaATTCCATGGTACGAAATGTTTTGGGtacgtttcatttaaaattgaagatAACAATGTACAACACTGTCAGCACTACATCTTTTGTTGGCAAGAATTTGACATTAACATATACTTATGCAACGAAATATTTACGTTTTTGTGGTAAAGTGCCACTGGTGATCCAAGATTTTTCTCAAATTGCAAGAAAGTTCTCTGAAGGTTGCGAAAGACGgccattttttatatgttttcataaCAATTTAGAACACCCTGCGAAATAGTGCAGTTGTCAAATAAATCTTATGTTTTACTTCAAGTTCCTGGTATGATGTTTTGGCCGATGTTTTAAGTTTAGAAGTACAGACAGGTATAGTTCATATATGGGAAATCCAACAGTGTGACAAAAGCAGGAAAATGTTTAGGCGTATGAATATAAACTTGAACCATGTTTTGGATCTATCTTCGAAGGGATAATCATTAAATCTTTATGAGAAATTTGTAATGTATATATCTGTCACAGTTGATTTTGGTGAGAAAACACCATAATTAAACAAACTGGACTTTTCTTCATCAAAAAATAAGAGCTATAAcaactgaaattaataaaatgttattgtaTAATTACTTGTCAGTTTTCCCgcaaaatatccgccatttttcACACACAGAAATGTCAACATCACTTAATATTCAGTTGgctaaagataaacatttaatGATTGACATCACATGTGCGATGCAAATTCTTGACGTTAAAACCGAAATCTCAAGGAAAACTGGCCTAAATACTGAtgagtttgatttaattttttgtgGAAAGCTTTTATCTGCAGAGGCGTCCTTGAAGGTATTTTTAGATTCTGGTTGCAGAGAGaataatattcataattttaacatgtccaaaacgttgtggaatgatactaatttcacttgggtattgattacattttactcggactttatcatagactccctgtgtaaaatctcaaaattttaacaaaaataaaggtattaaatcgatatgatattttgatgaaacttcaaagttttgttgtttgtagcattatCTGGAGCatatgcagtgaaaaatcttaatttgatttctacgATAGTGTGATATTAATTGCttaagtcactatatgttcattgtaaatatacttcgtttatacccaagtggaaactggcaggtactcgaaaatgcagctctctgattggtcagttagaacccctaatgtactgtgatgtcatgataaagttatgaatggtTTAGGACTAGTATAAAGTTAGGATTTTCAACAGTTGACATAATTTAATACAAAGTTAACTAATTGATTAGAAAACCTACCTAACTGCACAGACACTTCCAGGTCAGCCCAAGATGCATCCCAGCCTTGCTCATTTGATTTCAGTATTGGGATGGCTTGTTTTAtgttcagatattttatattttatacactgACAAGATAAAGATATGCCTAAtagaaatattacattattttcattCCTTAGTTTAAATTTGTTTGGCAATGTCAGAAGTGTACATTGAGTGACAAGCACaactagtcgaactaatccgacgtatacagtttcttttatattgtgacggtcaaactgcaACGTCGGGCCAAAATATGCTAAAAACCGAGTGGAAATTGAGTTTTATGAAGTTTGCATTTAACACCAAATTTTCACATGTTTCTGCACTCTACttgttatacataatatatacagaCGAATACCTGATAATCTTGCTTGTTTCTGTAAGTCAGTAAAAAAATATGttagtttcaaaatgaaacacGTTAGGTGAAATCCTATGTAAACAACCGCCCAACTGTGGTGAATTATGTACCGCGTCAAATCGCCCTACCGGTGAACCGGTCAATTTCGTCTCCCGTTTTCTTTCGTAATGCACCTCTTACATGTTTTGAATTTGTTGAACGTTAGTgagtattgtaaaatcattttttctccatgtttttttgtttgtttgtctgttacaatgaaattaaaagaaatcttctaaattcacaaatgtattatcgttccaaacaacaaaatgtaaaagaaaagtcaAAGGACCCATGCATTAAATTGACAttatgttttgctttgttttgtttttctttaataaatgttttatttgcagggtttatgactgaatttaaCCACATACAAacgtataataaaaataactgatttttgaaacgaaaataaagtacgTTCGCGCAAAATGGTCTTATGCGAGATTGAAATTCGGTGAGCGccaggaaatttccataaccgtaATGCAcccgtttttttttaagtaagtggtatttttgttggctttatgacaaaattcattcgtatataaaatgaataattgaaatacaaaagaagaatgaaatatatgcacacaaaacgtttttataacaCATTGAAAATCGGAGAGCCTAAGGGAAATATGAACTCAAATTACCTAAACTTCTCTTAtataaacaactgttttaattattttttggaaGATCTATAACCCTgttcaatcagaaaaaaaataactgagaGAAGTATATTGAAAGTTATTTCTGTATACGAGATCTACGAAAATGGTGTTCGCGACGTAAGAGTAGATATctccaagaaataaatgtttatttctgatcATCATCTTGACTACTCTGGTTtactttgaaagattttttaataCCCATCACgtgcttttttagctcgactattcatagaatagtagggctgtcatcgatagaaacgatatcgatgtatcaacgatattttttggtcgatcgattatcgattcccattttcaaaaatcgatattttacagagagaaaaaaacaactgtctagataaacactcagaccctctaaaacaactttttctgcctgcaaaaatgtgccgtaagtaacggaagttgtcaaaaaaggtcatgtctaaacttgtaccgtagcagtcttttcccactagccggcactacctatatgggtagaagtaaaaagggctcaacttcagaatctatttgcaaaaagttaagttgtcctgtcttgaaaggtcgcttcgttgtttgtgcatgtaaaaacatagtgtatatactgtttctacgtcaatctcggctttttacttgttcgcgtatagctgatcactcagtaaaaaggtacagaatttagctagtgtccgtaacaataacaatcaaagatgGCCGAAGAGGAAGCCGTCGCTGGCTTAATAGTGGAAAAAGAGTCGAAAGACGGAAAGAAAAGCTTTGTTTGGGTTCGTAGAAACACAAGGTGTTACTTAAACATGTctttcagtacaacaaacaaacagtcaacGCTACACATTTGAGGCCCATCGAAAACTTgggcaaaagttaaaaaagaaaacaaaaaaaaaacaaaaaaaaaaaaaaaaaaaaaaaaaacaacaaaaacacgcGATGCCAGTACCGAATGTAAGTGCAAGGTAAAAATTAGACAGGGTatgaaacaggctaaaaataaataaaaacatggtaaataaataaattaattaatttaataaataaatagatatctgtggaagagaaatgcagaattttagctgtttgaaacccgactccagtgcctggtattatagttcactaggttgtaaagtaggataaatgcaaaagaggaaTGAAGGCACAGtgaagatctataaaagatttcattaattttcatttattttatttatttcacagatacaaatacaacacaatcaaacagtaatataaaaagtaggcaataaaactaaacataatattaacaagaaggtatatagcatgcccatGAACAAACAggtttttaatcaaacttaataatcgatatatcgatgtatcgtcgatatttgtcttccgatatatcggtatcgtcgatatgccaaagacccaatcaatgacagccctatagaatagtagagctattggactgcccctgcgtcggcgtccgcgtccgcgtcggcgtccgcatcccgatttggttaagtttttgtatgtaagctggtatctcagcaaccacttgtgggaatggattgaaacttcacacacttattcactgtgataaactgacttacattgcacaggttccataactctgttttgcttttttacaaaactatgccccttttttgacttagaaatttttggttaaggttttgtatgtaagctggtatctcagtaaccacttgtgggaatggattgaaacttcacacacttatttactgtgataaactgacttacattgcacaggttccataactctattttgcttttttacaaaattatgccccgtttttgacttagaattactcactaatgggaatggattgaaacttcacacacttgttcactgtcatgatctgacatgcccaaagcaggtcccataactttattttgcttttttacaaaattatgcccctttttcaacatagaaatttttggttaagtttttgtatgtaagctggtatctgagtatccactaatgggaaaggattgaaacttcacacactagttcactgtcatgagctgataagcactatgcaggttccataaccctattttacatttttactaaattatgcccctttttcgactttcttattcattcaagctacaaggctgttaaatagtcgagcgttgctgtcctccgacagctcttgttagttaaATAATGTATTGATACCGGTTACAAGACCGATTCCAAATCGGCAAATTCTTTTGAAAGTTCGaagcatagattttttttatttattctaaataatttttattacattttgaatattAGATAATTGTAATTAATCGTCTGTCACAATCAGATAGATTACCAATAATTGCAACAGGGGTGCAAATTGATATAGTAAGTCTTTTTAAGCTGAATTTGTTTGCAAATTAATTGACATCTCTTTGCAATAAGTTTTACTTCAGTAAATGCCCTTAGATTCTCCAGACaacaaaacagttatttttttaattaataatgaaataaaaaacgaCTTCTAACAACGCATTGTTGGCGAAATATTGAATGTCgcaagttttctttaaatatagtcACTATGCCGATTTACAAAAGATACGCATATTACgcgaaatatataatttgtaagtcattatatttataagaaacaacacatatttatttgattttgttatctgaagaaaaaaaaacactaaaatatgcATAAGTATTACTGTGCCCATGTACAACAGAAAGGAGCTCGTTTGTTAAGGTCCGTTAGTTAGTACATTAGTAACATGTGTCACCATCATACATTATACAgtcaacaatataaaatcaagTTGATTAGAGACATACATTGATAACACGTTCAAGTTATCAAAGGAAATACGGTAGATCTAATGAAATTTCCCGCGCGcttgccgaatttcaatctcatataaaatatttttgcgcgaatgtttttttttttttatattcttctcgtaagtaaattatttatgaaagtattttattgaattctctcaaaaattcaaaactaacttatttaaaaaataaaggtgTAATACGGTGAAACGTGTGATCCATACTCAAGTCTGAAACCATGTTACTTCTTCCCAGGACGGCACGGGTGTAAGCTCCTCCGGTTTTGAGCGTTTCAATAAATACGCCCATGTCGTCCCTACTTAACTGGTCTTAATATTTGCCTGTGCAAGaagtttagtaaaatattttactgacagCGACATGAAAACAATAACGGGATCTGAAAATTGTTTGAAGAGGGCCGTTCTGGAAAAAATATGTACAGTAACTTTAAATACACACCGTGAGGTTTGCACACGTAGACAAAGTGACTTTTTATATTCTCTAGgctgtttttatgtatatatatttttttctgtctgttgtTCATAcgctttaaataataaacaacacaGTATACACCATATTTcgtgttcatttcttttaaattcataatgACGTAAAAAACGAGAATTCAGCGTACAGGTTTCCACAGATTCTCCAATACTTGAAATGTAAATGCTGTAAGGTGCGCGTTTTCTGATTGGTCGATAAGGATCAAAACAACGCATCATAAAATATCATGGCTGAAAAACAAGGTCAATATTGCGGGATAGCTGTGGATTTATGGCCGGTATAAAGTAATGCTGtgtatttcaagaatatcattGGTGCAGATCGCGAGAAAAAGGGTCTTTCTTCGTGGCCATGGTATATATTTCATAGTGTTTAACAATTTCCATTCATGTATTTGAGATGAGAGCAAATATTGCTCGCAGCAGATCCCAGGTTTTTGACATACTTTGGCTTgtcgcggtggctgcaaaagtcagaaattaaaaagcagtcactcagtgacagtaagcttgtctacaagCACAACCAACCAAAATTTGTACGATTTTATTTAGTCCCAATCTAAAGAAAATTATTTGGAATAGCAGATTTATTCTTTTGCTTGTCTTGtgaaatatacaatatatgtCATGTCATGAGCACTTCGTAGTACCTGAAGAAAgtgacccactgacctacattattgatttgttttttttcatttcatgacgtcacagctttattacgtcactattgGTGCATTTCATTCATAGTCAGGTACAGGTACCGGATGAGCAAAACGTCTCTGGCTATTTCTAAATGAATTAGTGCAATATAATTTGTACATTTACTATGATCTaaagttaaattacaaaatttgaaaacaaaacagatattgGGAGAGATCTATTATATATTCTCATGTGCTTGTACCTTCCATAACACCCGGATTAAACTTTGGTGAACAAATCGAGTACGActtcacactgtgctaaatgctgtacgTTCATGCATATAGTGTTTTTCCCAGGACCAGAATGGGGCGTGGTGCTGCTAGGGCATAAGGGCACTTTTCCACGGTTCACTTTGCAAAAAGGGCATTTTATCAGTCATTTTAGATCATTGAACTTTGATGAACAAAAAGTAACAACAATGTCTTAAACACACAATTTAATTCACTCTTTTACAAAaagaacattatttcatatagtaCACAGAAGACCTATCAAATAAAGCATGTCAGTTAATACTATTGGTTGACTTTCTTAACTTAGGCCTACTtaaacacacaatttcattttccattttacaAACAGGTAATTAATTATATCAAAGTTATTACAATTGATCATTTATTGTAAATACTTCATCATATCAAATGGAACATATGAGTTAATACAATTTGCTGACTTTCTGACCTTGTGCCAACTATAGTTTATTAAACAGCCATTTTTTAAACAGTTATAATTAATTATATTGAAGTTAATACAATCTG
This is a stretch of genomic DNA from Mercenaria mercenaria strain notata chromosome 4, MADL_Memer_1, whole genome shotgun sequence. It encodes these proteins:
- the LOC123552403 gene encoding iron-sulfur cluster assembly scaffold protein IscU-like, which encodes MAVFRNLQRTFLQFEKNLGSPVALYHKNVIDHYENPRNVGSLDKNDKNVGTGLVGAPACGDVMKLQVKVDENGKIIEAKFKTFGCGSAIASSSLATEWVKGKNVSEAGDIKNTDIAKELSLPPVKLHCSMLAEDAIKAALNDWKVKNNKSEG